One Thermodesulfobacteriota bacterium DNA window includes the following coding sequences:
- the alr gene encoding alanine racemase: protein MSHRPTIAEIDLDAIKFNYEQLRKKVGKETKMLAVVKADGYGHGATFISKELQMLGVDLLGVAICEEGISLRKAGIKKPIVILNGVFKGQVKETVKYNLTPVIFDSNTAQRLSDEGKRVNKRVKVHVKIDTGMGRVGILPKDITPFFTKLKDMPNLEVEGVLSHLSTADGDSPEDRDFISLQLQRFEECIREIDMLGFYPPLRHIANSAASVDLPPSFCNVLRPGLMLYGAHPSSRFAEKIQLKPVMSLKTEIMQIKNIPPGYSISYKRTFVTQRDSVIATLPVGYADGYSRLLSNRGTALIGGEKALVVGTVCMDITMVDVTNIQNVNVGDEAVLMGRQGNHEISADEIAEKMGTISYEVFCGVSKRVPRIYIKGRKIIGKKTYV from the coding sequence ATGTCTCATCGCCCTACAATTGCCGAAATCGATCTTGATGCCATAAAGTTCAACTATGAACAACTACGGAAAAAAGTTGGCAAAGAGACGAAGATGCTGGCTGTGGTTAAGGCAGATGGATATGGACATGGCGCCACATTTATATCGAAAGAGCTCCAGATGCTAGGGGTAGACCTGCTTGGTGTGGCTATATGTGAAGAGGGTATATCCTTGAGAAAGGCAGGGATAAAGAAACCGATTGTTATACTGAACGGCGTCTTCAAAGGGCAGGTTAAGGAAACCGTTAAATACAATCTCACTCCGGTTATCTTCGATTCAAATACTGCCCAAAGATTGTCTGATGAAGGTAAAAGGGTAAATAAACGGGTTAAGGTTCATGTGAAGATTGATACTGGCATGGGAAGGGTTGGGATTTTACCCAAAGACATAACGCCATTTTTTACTAAATTAAAGGACATGCCAAATCTAGAGGTTGAAGGGGTACTATCTCATTTATCGACTGCCGATGGAGATAGCCCGGAAGATCGAGATTTTATCTCTTTACAACTTCAGAGATTTGAAGAATGCATCAGAGAAATAGATATGCTCGGTTTCTATCCTCCTTTAAGGCACATCGCCAACAGTGCCGCGAGTGTCGATTTGCCGCCTTCCTTTTGCAACGTATTGCGACCTGGTTTAATGCTCTACGGGGCACACCCTTCTTCCAGGTTTGCCGAAAAGATCCAATTGAAACCTGTTATGAGCTTAAAGACAGAGATCATGCAAATAAAGAATATCCCTCCGGGATATAGTATCAGCTATAAAAGGACTTTTGTGACTCAACGGGATTCGGTTATAGCTACTTTACCTGTCGGCTATGCAGATGGTTATAGCAGGCTCTTGTCCAACAGAGGGACAGCATTGATTGGAGGGGAAAAGGCGCTGGTGGTTGGAACTGTGTGTATGGATATAACAATGGTCGATGTGACTAATATCCAAAACGTAAACGTGGGGGATGAGGCAGTCTTGATGGGGAGACAGGGAAATCATGAAATTTCTGCTGATGAGATAGCTGAAAAGATGGGGACTATCTCTTATGAGGTCTTTTGTGGGGTAAGCAAGCGTGTCCCCAGGATTTATATAAAAGGCAGAAAGATTATCGGGAAGAAAACTTATGTTTAA
- a CDS encoding ABC transporter permease, which produces MFKFFDFLGSMVIHFIEEGGRIMLLFIKTLMWTFRPPLNPKNILQQMEEVGVNSIPVVLIMSIFTGMVLALQSYTGFRRFNAEAFVGTVVALSMVRELGPVLSGLMVSGRVGAAMAAELGTMQVTEQIDALYTLATNPIKFLIVPRFLAALFVMPLLVILSDIIGILGGYLVSVVMLGTNSTIYIKRTWDYMELDDIYTGLLKACVFGIIIATISCYQGFYTRGGAEGVGKATTRAVVLSSLIILISNYFITALMF; this is translated from the coding sequence ATGTTTAAGTTCTTTGATTTTTTGGGTTCTATGGTAATACACTTTATTGAAGAGGGCGGAAGAATAATGCTTCTCTTCATAAAGACACTCATGTGGACATTTCGCCCACCTCTAAACCCCAAAAACATTCTGCAACAGATGGAAGAAGTGGGGGTTAATTCCATTCCGGTGGTGCTTATAATGTCAATCTTTACTGGAATGGTCTTGGCTCTGCAGAGTTATACAGGATTTCGAAGGTTCAATGCCGAGGCATTCGTAGGTACAGTAGTTGCTCTGTCAATGGTTAGAGAACTTGGACCTGTGCTTTCTGGCTTAATGGTCTCGGGTAGAGTTGGGGCAGCTATGGCTGCCGAACTTGGTACTATGCAGGTTACAGAACAGATTGATGCCCTTTACACTCTCGCGACCAATCCCATCAAGTTTCTCATAGTCCCCAGATTCTTAGCCGCTCTCTTTGTAATGCCTTTATTGGTTATCTTATCTGATATAATTGGGATTTTAGGGGGTTATCTCGTCAGTGTAGTTATGCTGGGTACCAATTCTACAATCTACATAAAAAGGACATGGGACTATATGGAACTGGATGATATATACACCGGTTTGTTAAAGGCCTGTGTCTTTGGAATAATAATCGCTACTATAAGTTGCTATCAAGGTTTTTATACCCGGGGCGGGGCTGAGGGGGTTGGTAAAGCCACAACCAGGGCGGTGGTGCTTTCCTCCTTAATAATCCTGATATCCAACTACTTCATTACTGCCCTGATGTTCTGA
- a CDS encoding ABC transporter ATP-binding protein, which produces MIVVRNLYKSFGKNHVLQGLNLEVKRGEDIVVIGGSGTGKSVLIKCIIGLIKPDKGTIVVDGEDTSSFNEAKLNEMRKKFGMLFQFGALFDSMPVWENVGFGLKQHTNLKDDEIRGIVAEKLNLVGLNGIEELMPSELSGGMKKRVSLARAIAMEPEILLYDEPTTGLDPIMADVINELIIQLREKLKVTSIAITHDMVSAYKIGDRIAMLYKGKIIEIGTPGEIRNSKNEIVQQFIQGKSEGPITRGE; this is translated from the coding sequence ATGATTGTGGTTAGAAACCTCTACAAATCCTTTGGGAAGAACCACGTGCTTCAGGGATTAAATCTGGAAGTGAAGCGCGGTGAGGATATTGTAGTAATCGGCGGAAGTGGTACGGGAAAGAGTGTGTTGATCAAATGTATAATTGGTCTAATCAAACCCGATAAAGGGACCATAGTTGTGGATGGCGAAGATACATCTTCCTTCAATGAGGCGAAGCTCAATGAAATGAGGAAGAAGTTTGGTATGCTCTTTCAGTTCGGTGCCCTATTTGACTCAATGCCGGTATGGGAGAATGTGGGTTTTGGGTTAAAACAGCATACCAACCTTAAGGATGATGAGATACGGGGTATAGTTGCCGAAAAGCTTAACCTGGTTGGATTAAATGGTATTGAGGAGCTAATGCCCTCTGAGCTCAGTGGCGGAATGAAAAAGAGGGTTAGTTTAGCCAGGGCAATAGCAATGGAGCCCGAAATCCTCCTCTACGACGAACCGACTACCGGGTTAGACCCTATAATGGCCGATGTAATCAATGAACTGATTATCCAGTTGAGGGAGAAGCTGAAGGTTACATCTATAGCCATCACCCATGATATGGTAAGTGCTTACAAAATAGGTGACAGGATCGCAATGCTCTATAAGGGCAAGATCATAGAAATAGGTACCCCTGGTGAAATAAGAAACTCAAAGAACGAGATAGTGCAGCAGTTTATTCAAGGAAAGTCAGAAGGACCAATAACCAGAGGGGAGTAA
- a CDS encoding MlaD family protein — protein sequence MKKMSTEIKVGVFVVLGILVLAYMTVNIEKIRIGRAVGYRVYTKLDSASGLVKNSPVRIAGVEVGRVENIALDAGKAKVTLRLPFQVTLPVDSLVYVKSEGLLGEKYIEIQPGSSKDVFARQNAEIRQGASQVDMDQIFAQVNSVATDIKGVTASLNRVLGGQEGEQTLRKTFENIKEVTNELNITVKQNREKFSTIMNNFEKLSGNLVGVSAKAGDAFNTIDRVAKKIDNGEGTLGKLVADKTLYDQSKGAMASLNNIVKKIEKGEGTLGKLVADKTLYDQSKGAMTSLNNIAKKVEKGEGTLGKLTTDETLYTETKSALKKVNKAAGGLQEQTPITVLGTVLGTVLK from the coding sequence ATGAAGAAGATGTCCACTGAAATAAAGGTAGGTGTGTTCGTGGTACTGGGAATACTTGTCCTTGCCTACATGACTGTAAATATAGAGAAGATAAGGATTGGCAGGGCGGTGGGATATAGAGTGTATACAAAGCTGGACTCTGCCTCAGGGTTGGTTAAGAATTCACCTGTCAGGATTGCAGGCGTTGAAGTAGGCAGGGTAGAAAACATTGCCCTCGATGCTGGAAAGGCAAAGGTGACCTTACGTCTCCCCTTTCAGGTAACCCTGCCCGTTGATTCTCTGGTTTATGTGAAATCAGAGGGACTCTTAGGCGAAAAGTATATCGAGATTCAACCAGGTTCGTCTAAAGATGTATTTGCCCGGCAAAATGCTGAAATCAGGCAGGGGGCATCTCAGGTAGACATGGATCAGATATTTGCTCAAGTAAACTCTGTTGCCACAGATATTAAAGGAGTAACTGCCTCATTAAACAGGGTATTAGGGGGGCAAGAAGGCGAACAGACCTTGAGAAAGACCTTTGAAAATATTAAAGAGGTAACCAATGAGTTGAATATAACAGTGAAGCAAAATAGAGAAAAATTTAGTACTATTATGAATAATTTTGAAAAACTCAGCGGTAACCTGGTCGGGGTATCTGCCAAGGCTGGAGATGCCTTTAACACTATAGACAGGGTCGCAAAGAAGATCGACAATGGGGAGGGAACCCTGGGTAAACTGGTGGCGGATAAAACTCTATATGACCAGTCCAAAGGTGCCATGGCAAGCCTTAACAATATAGTCAAAAAGATTGAAAAGGGGGAGGGAACTCTGGGTAAACTGGTGGCGGATAAAACTCTATATGACCAGTCCAAAGGTGCCATGACAAGCCTTAACAATATAGCCAAAAAGGTTGAAAAGGGGGAGGGAACCCTGGGCAAATTGACTACTGACGAGACCCTTTATACTGAGACAAAGAGTGCCCTAAAGAAGGTTAATAAGGCTGCCGGAGGGTTACAGGAGCAAACTCCTATAACTGTGTTGGGGACTGTTTTAGGTACTGTTTTGAAATAG